In Gimesia benthica, a single window of DNA contains:
- a CDS encoding beta strand repeat-containing protein → MNKLRVSLACFFLASQYLLALVSAAAPDENGSDQTEGRTTIGEPAGSAIVGSVSSGGFRHDFTPANQVQRNDVPGFSSMKDVSYKDVPQGYIPYRYPDPRTMEVNEFVDTGAGYQPMPVDEFHPIFRLDKGIGGGIGYDDGYSNLGMLIPFTIRPEQSMLFLDVRAMVTDQGAGGVNLGAGWRAYSENLDKIFTLAGWYDYDDGHYQDYHQIGVSGEVIGQYLTGRINGYFPINNNEVVISNNLNGGGYFQSNYIFLNRTRRSESSYGGVDAEIGGPLPVLGKYGIDGFVGGYYYNSDHDKSASGAKFRAEANINDWWQMSVSYAKDSVFGSNAWMNVILTIPDGRSNKWMRPKTLQQRMYQPMNRNYRVVAHVKETINSEMAINPDDNMPYIVQHIDPDYGAAGNGTYETPFGSVAAYNASPPTADTDIIFVQDGNELNLDGQITLLDKGVGVTGQRLLSEAVQHTINVFNDGSISTLNLPGYNPAASRPTLTNTAGAGGAAGAVVVGQGGAWEVSGFNISGTRAGGALPYNDGIYSAGTRGFNINNNSFVLYNRGVNVTNTADGIGIVSTNTFSGDGANSFHGALINQNAGTLELSFKDNTTTNNLGVVPPGTGTGFEIIANAGSTIDGVGTAADGVTTLGITGNTSNSNGTGMIITENGGTIDTDFSNNTFNNNINPNTGLHVNSNGGTITFRSFDTITATNNTGIGIAFDATAGGVISALSEDLNQNGTLDPGEDVNGDGVLNLGMTNINASNNTTDGFVATADGPGSTINLNIGNINVSPNLFNSNGQNGISLNTANGGAITGSIINNTATGNTADGLAITLNSGSIDLTGYGSPSIGNNTFTGNTGNGMSITNNDGGTFTTALISENDFSDNTEAGLFFGGSDLGAATTATNTLGSIDSNNFNRTTSGTSGILFDTSDVRTTATITRNTFIGRAGAGFGVGGTVAGTTTVPAPGGVTLTFGNLASVDNSEINTFQDNGDAHIGFVMEGNTTNQVDIDQHDFNTTTDTALSTDFSGQGVGFVLRDTATYTGTIQRSTFQNNAASGLYYSVTGNNGADFASLTNVVVGGATGFGNTFTGNGGSGLEVIRTANGVVDNFQILSNTMTGNTLDGISLTAANANITDDYTINNNTITDNTENGIDISVQADALLEANISQNTITGNGANGIRTTEQVNDPTDQRAVSGNWTQNVITGNTLSGINLDANSENLVIGSAVDSAQANLIASNGDDGLSLTGTAGGAGLTIGYNSIRQNVGSGIDMDVRPVNTTSIVNNDITLNGGDGIEFTNSGASGTYNLTVTGNTIDFNNGRGFDVLARPGSLGASAYNITFNNNVVNANLEEGVYVVYTASNNQTQNVASTTALLADGNIFHDVFLRFDMDNNQILANGFNSGFSATGLVVRVGTTNASTSTTNAGGFASDGLGNFTNSGVIMSVTNSTLTGNFGSDAFFESFTSTADPAATAGTWGATTDPTAITTFQSDPLARLDLNWDNNTIIASDVNNTGAFYNNADTFKSRLNTNSVPFDGPFTSTTRRRNAQRQAARIANLIDPGAGTFLYSGTGASTFRVDSTGDLGIFILDGSPYTTTGDANGVNFGGTITGELPFGWGQY, encoded by the coding sequence ATGAACAAATTACGTGTCAGCCTGGCCTGCTTCTTTTTAGCCTCTCAGTATTTACTGGCTTTGGTATCAGCAGCAGCACCTGATGAGAATGGTAGTGATCAAACTGAGGGACGGACCACGATTGGAGAGCCAGCAGGTTCCGCCATTGTGGGGAGTGTCTCTTCCGGAGGGTTCCGGCATGATTTCACTCCTGCAAACCAGGTTCAACGAAATGATGTCCCCGGCTTTTCATCCATGAAGGATGTCAGCTACAAGGATGTGCCACAAGGATACATTCCTTATCGCTATCCTGATCCCCGCACGATGGAAGTCAATGAATTCGTTGACACCGGCGCCGGTTACCAGCCGATGCCCGTCGATGAATTTCATCCGATCTTCCGCCTCGACAAAGGCATCGGCGGAGGGATTGGATACGACGACGGTTACTCCAACCTCGGCATGTTGATTCCCTTCACCATTCGCCCCGAACAGAGCATGCTGTTCCTGGATGTCCGGGCCATGGTTACCGACCAGGGAGCCGGTGGTGTGAACCTCGGTGCCGGATGGCGTGCCTATAGTGAAAATCTCGATAAGATCTTCACCCTCGCAGGTTGGTACGACTACGACGACGGCCACTACCAGGATTACCATCAGATTGGTGTCAGTGGTGAAGTCATCGGTCAATACCTGACCGGACGGATTAACGGATACTTCCCCATCAATAATAATGAAGTTGTCATTTCGAACAACCTGAACGGTGGCGGCTACTTCCAGTCGAACTATATCTTCCTGAACCGTACACGTCGGTCTGAATCATCTTACGGTGGTGTTGATGCTGAAATCGGTGGTCCACTACCGGTTCTCGGTAAGTACGGCATCGACGGTTTTGTCGGTGGTTACTACTACAACTCAGACCACGACAAGAGTGCCTCCGGTGCCAAGTTCCGGGCGGAAGCCAATATCAATGACTGGTGGCAGATGAGCGTCAGTTACGCCAAGGACTCTGTCTTCGGTTCGAATGCCTGGATGAATGTCATTCTGACCATTCCCGATGGTCGTTCGAACAAGTGGATGCGTCCCAAGACTCTCCAGCAGCGTATGTACCAGCCTATGAATCGTAACTACCGCGTTGTGGCTCACGTTAAAGAGACCATCAACAGCGAAATGGCGATCAATCCGGATGACAATATGCCTTATATCGTACAGCATATCGATCCAGACTACGGTGCCGCCGGAAATGGTACCTATGAAACCCCCTTCGGTTCTGTCGCTGCCTACAACGCTTCTCCACCAACGGCTGATACAGACATCATCTTCGTACAGGATGGTAACGAGCTCAACCTCGACGGGCAGATTACCCTGCTGGATAAAGGCGTGGGTGTAACCGGTCAGCGGTTGTTGAGTGAAGCAGTCCAGCACACCATTAACGTCTTCAACGATGGTAGCATCAGCACACTGAACCTGCCTGGTTACAACCCGGCTGCCAGTCGTCCGACTCTGACCAACACTGCCGGAGCCGGTGGTGCAGCTGGTGCTGTGGTCGTCGGACAAGGCGGAGCCTGGGAAGTGTCCGGCTTCAACATCAGCGGTACTCGTGCCGGTGGTGCACTGCCTTACAACGATGGCATTTACTCCGCAGGCACACGCGGGTTCAATATCAACAACAACTCGTTTGTCCTTTACAACCGTGGTGTGAATGTCACCAACACGGCTGATGGCATCGGTATTGTTTCTACCAACACCTTCTCGGGTGATGGGGCTAACTCCTTCCATGGAGCTCTCATCAACCAGAATGCAGGAACTCTGGAACTCTCCTTCAAGGATAACACGACAACCAACAACCTGGGTGTCGTACCTCCAGGCACGGGAACCGGTTTCGAAATCATTGCCAATGCCGGCAGTACGATCGATGGTGTAGGAACGGCAGCTGACGGTGTGACGACCCTGGGTATTACCGGGAATACATCCAACAGCAATGGTACCGGGATGATCATCACTGAGAACGGTGGTACTATCGATACCGATTTCTCGAACAATACTTTCAACAATAACATCAATCCCAATACTGGTCTGCATGTCAACTCGAACGGCGGTACAATCACCTTCCGCAGCTTCGATACCATCACGGCAACCAATAACACGGGGATCGGTATCGCGTTCGATGCTACTGCCGGCGGTGTAATTTCCGCTCTGTCAGAAGATTTGAACCAGAACGGAACACTCGATCCGGGTGAAGATGTGAACGGGGACGGGGTACTGAACCTGGGGATGACCAACATCAACGCCAGCAACAACACCACCGACGGTTTTGTGGCGACAGCTGACGGTCCGGGTTCCACCATTAACCTGAATATCGGTAACATCAATGTGTCACCGAACCTCTTTAACAGTAACGGTCAGAACGGTATCAGTCTGAATACCGCCAACGGTGGTGCCATTACCGGTAGTATTATCAACAATACCGCGACCGGCAACACCGCAGACGGTTTGGCAATCACACTCAACAGTGGTTCGATTGACCTCACCGGCTACGGATCACCGTCCATCGGTAATAACACCTTCACCGGTAACACCGGGAACGGGATGAGTATTACGAATAACGATGGTGGTACCTTCACCACGGCACTGATTTCTGAGAACGATTTCAGTGACAATACCGAAGCGGGTCTGTTCTTCGGGGGCAGTGACCTGGGGGCAGCAACAACTGCCACCAATACCCTGGGCAGCATCGATTCCAATAACTTCAACCGTACGACTTCTGGAACCTCAGGGATCCTGTTTGATACCAGTGATGTTCGCACCACAGCCACCATCACGCGTAACACCTTCATCGGTCGTGCCGGGGCTGGATTCGGTGTCGGCGGTACTGTCGCAGGCACAACCACTGTTCCTGCACCCGGTGGTGTAACGCTGACCTTTGGTAACCTGGCTTCAGTCGACAACTCGGAAATCAATACCTTCCAGGATAACGGCGATGCCCATATCGGCTTCGTCATGGAAGGTAACACGACAAACCAGGTCGACATTGACCAGCACGACTTTAACACGACAACCGATACGGCTCTGAGTACTGACTTCAGTGGTCAGGGGGTTGGCTTCGTCCTGCGGGATACTGCCACCTATACCGGTACCATCCAGCGTTCTACATTCCAGAACAATGCTGCCTCTGGTCTGTATTACAGTGTCACGGGTAACAATGGTGCTGACTTCGCCTCGCTCACTAACGTTGTCGTCGGCGGGGCAACAGGCTTCGGTAACACCTTCACGGGCAACGGTGGCAGTGGTCTCGAAGTAATTCGAACCGCCAACGGTGTCGTTGATAACTTCCAGATTCTGAGTAACACCATGACCGGAAATACTCTGGACGGGATCAGCCTGACCGCCGCCAATGCTAATATTACTGATGACTATACCATCAATAACAACACCATTACCGATAACACTGAGAATGGTATCGATATCAGCGTGCAGGCAGATGCCCTGTTAGAGGCAAACATCTCTCAGAACACAATTACCGGAAACGGTGCCAATGGTATCCGGACGACCGAACAGGTTAACGATCCGACCGACCAGCGGGCTGTCTCTGGTAACTGGACCCAGAACGTAATCACGGGCAATACTCTGAGTGGTATTAACCTCGATGCTAACTCTGAGAACCTGGTCATCGGTAGTGCCGTTGATTCCGCACAGGCCAACCTGATCGCGAGCAACGGGGATGACGGGTTGTCACTGACTGGCACCGCGGGGGGGGCTGGTCTGACGATCGGATATAACTCCATTCGACAGAACGTCGGAAGTGGTATCGATATGGATGTGCGACCGGTCAACACGACCAGCATCGTCAACAACGATATTACCCTCAACGGTGGAGATGGTATTGAATTCACTAACTCCGGTGCCTCAGGAACCTACAACCTGACCGTGACCGGGAACACGATCGACTTCAACAACGGACGTGGTTTCGATGTCCTGGCTCGTCCGGGTTCGCTTGGAGCCTCTGCGTATAACATTACCTTCAACAATAACGTTGTGAATGCCAACCTCGAAGAAGGGGTCTATGTGGTCTACACTGCCTCCAACAACCAGACACAGAATGTCGCTTCGACAACTGCTCTCCTGGCTGATGGAAATATCTTCCACGATGTCTTCTTGAGATTTGATATGGATAATAACCAGATCCTGGCTAACGGCTTCAATAGTGGCTTCAGCGCAACCGGTCTGGTGGTCCGTGTCGGTACGACCAACGCCAGTACCAGTACGACTAACGCCGGCGGCTTTGCCAGCGATGGTCTGGGTAACTTCACTAACTCTGGTGTGATCATGTCTGTCACCAACTCGACACTCACAGGAAACTTTGGATCGGACGCCTTCTTCGAGTCGTTCACTTCAACTGCCGATCCTGCTGCGACCGCAGGTACCTGGGGGGCGACGACCGACCCGACAGCCATCACCACCTTCCAGAGCGACCCACTGGCTCGTTTGGACTTGAACTGGGATAACAACACGATCATCGCCTCAGATGTGAATAACACTGGTGCCTTCTACAACAATGCTGATACCTTCAAGTCTCGCTTGAATACAAACAGTGTGCCATTCGATGGTCCCTTCACCTCGACCACACGTCGTCGTAACGCTCAACGTCAGGCTGCTCGTATTGCGAACCTGATCGATCCAGGTGCTGGAACCTTCCTCTACTCCGGTACCGGAGCCAGTACCTTCCGGGTTGACAGTACTGGTGACCTCGGGATCTTCATCCTGGATGGCAGCCCCTACACCACAACCGGCGATGCAAACGGTGTCAACTTTGGTGGTACGATTACCGGCGAACTGCCCTTCGGTTGGGGACAGTACTAA
- a CDS encoding pyridoxal phosphate-dependent aminotransferase, whose translation MPMELSSTVQKLKPSATIAAAAKAKELKSTGVKVYEFTLGEPDFNTPAHICDAAKAAMDAGQTHYTPAAGTPEVKQAICDAYQRDYGLSFQPSQVVVSNGAKHSIHNVLTALCGPGDEVIIPTPYWVSYSALVELTGATPVMVETSEESGFCMSAEQFAAAITPKTKLMMLNNPCNPTGAAYTVETLEALAKVAVEKDVAVMSDEIYEKLIYEGSEFRSFASFGPEVAARTIIVSGVSKAYAMTGWRIGWAIAPVEVSAAMTKLQSQETSNPCSISQAATIAALTGTQDSVEEMLAAFKERRAYVLERLHKFPDISFAEPGGAFYAFFNVSAHFNKPLGGGKVVKDATEFCTALLEEAHVALVTGDAFGAPGYVRLSFATDMQTIEEGLNRIEQFLSPA comes from the coding sequence ATGCCGATGGAGCTCTCCTCAACTGTTCAGAAACTGAAACCATCCGCCACGATTGCCGCTGCAGCGAAGGCCAAGGAACTGAAAAGCACCGGGGTCAAGGTTTATGAGTTCACCCTGGGAGAGCCGGACTTCAACACCCCGGCCCACATTTGTGATGCTGCCAAAGCAGCCATGGACGCCGGCCAGACTCACTACACCCCGGCCGCGGGAACTCCGGAAGTCAAACAGGCGATCTGCGATGCCTACCAGCGGGATTACGGTTTGAGCTTTCAGCCGAGCCAGGTTGTGGTCTCCAACGGTGCCAAGCACTCAATCCACAATGTGCTGACCGCCTTGTGTGGTCCCGGCGATGAAGTGATCATCCCCACGCCTTACTGGGTCAGTTACAGCGCCCTGGTCGAACTGACGGGCGCGACTCCCGTGATGGTCGAAACCAGTGAAGAGAGTGGCTTCTGCATGAGTGCAGAACAGTTCGCTGCGGCGATCACTCCCAAAACCAAGCTGATGATGCTCAACAACCCCTGCAACCCGACCGGTGCAGCCTACACTGTCGAGACACTGGAAGCACTGGCCAAAGTGGCTGTCGAAAAAGATGTCGCGGTGATGTCTGACGAGATCTACGAAAAACTGATCTACGAAGGATCGGAATTCCGCAGCTTTGCGTCCTTCGGTCCCGAAGTCGCTGCACGGACGATTATCGTCAGTGGTGTGAGTAAAGCCTACGCGATGACCGGCTGGCGTATTGGCTGGGCGATCGCTCCAGTGGAAGTCTCCGCTGCGATGACCAAGCTGCAGAGCCAGGAAACATCCAACCCGTGCAGCATCAGTCAGGCAGCCACGATCGCTGCTCTGACAGGAACCCAGGACAGCGTGGAGGAGATGCTGGCCGCGTTCAAAGAACGTCGCGCTTACGTACTGGAACGGCTGCACAAGTTCCCGGACATCAGCTTCGCTGAACCTGGTGGCGCATTCTATGCGTTCTTCAACGTAAGTGCCCACTTCAATAAGCCTCTGGGGGGTGGCAAGGTTGTGAAAGACGCAACCGAATTCTGTACCGCCCTGCTGGAAGAGGCCCATGTGGCACTGGTCACCGGTGATGCCTTTGGTGCTCCCGGTTATGTGCGTCTGTCTTTCGCGACCGACATGCAGACCATTGAAGAAGGTCTGAACCGGATCGAGCAGTTCCTCTCGCCGGCTTAA
- the sppA gene encoding signal peptide peptidase SppA, translating into MSSTFPNKRWFALLLIWGCCFCLFQNVATAAEEESKPIRENWAHIIIKGDYPEGPQMPGLFGDVTESLSKLTQRLEKASEDKSLSGVILHIKGTSVGWAKLNEIRQAIQKVRKNDKKVYAWIESGMTKDYLLATACDEIVMPESASLILLGLRAEVSFYKNLFDWLNVKPDVLRVGEYKSAAEPYTRTDMSPAFREEMEAILDNYYGQIVDTISKDRGLADSKVEAAIDAGPYMAADAKERGLIDHLAYEDQLPKLITGGDKNKDVKIIKKYAKKRLDTDFSGIAGLIKLMDLLAGIDSSQRIGSGPRVAVIYATGAIMSGSSSQGGLFGVNVLGSDTFIKAVEKAAKDDQVKAIVVRVDSPGGSALASDLMWRALEESGKPLVVSMGDVAASGGYYISMGAERIFAEPGTLTGSIGVVGGKLAVEGLYNKIGITTSVISRGKNSGTFSPMTSFTESEKAAVTKLLHAVYKQFTEKAAEGRKMKYDQLEKLARGRVYTGEMALKIGLVDELGTLEEAIEYARKLGKIPEGEKFEKLILPRPTSPFEQLFGTADTQSRQSSQLSNMLNLLSPELAQQLKKFDLINLLSREKTLTIMPFDLRVN; encoded by the coding sequence ATGTCATCCACTTTTCCAAACAAACGCTGGTTTGCACTCCTGCTGATCTGGGGATGTTGTTTCTGTCTGTTCCAGAATGTGGCCACCGCCGCGGAAGAGGAATCGAAGCCCATCCGCGAAAACTGGGCGCACATCATCATCAAAGGAGACTATCCCGAAGGGCCCCAGATGCCGGGACTGTTTGGTGATGTCACCGAGTCACTCTCCAAATTGACCCAGCGGCTGGAAAAAGCCTCCGAAGACAAATCTCTGTCCGGGGTGATTCTGCACATCAAAGGGACTTCTGTCGGCTGGGCCAAACTGAATGAAATCCGTCAGGCCATTCAGAAAGTCCGCAAGAATGACAAGAAGGTCTACGCCTGGATTGAATCAGGAATGACCAAGGATTATCTGCTCGCCACCGCCTGCGATGAAATCGTGATGCCCGAATCGGCTTCGCTGATTCTGCTCGGTCTACGGGCGGAAGTCAGCTTCTACAAAAACCTGTTCGACTGGCTGAATGTCAAACCCGATGTGTTACGCGTCGGTGAATACAAGTCGGCCGCCGAACCCTATACCCGCACCGACATGAGCCCCGCCTTCCGTGAAGAGATGGAAGCGATCCTGGACAACTACTACGGACAGATTGTCGACACGATTTCCAAAGACCGCGGTCTGGCCGATAGTAAAGTCGAAGCCGCCATCGATGCCGGTCCCTATATGGCTGCGGACGCAAAGGAGCGAGGTTTAATTGACCACCTGGCATACGAAGATCAGCTTCCGAAGCTGATTACCGGGGGAGACAAAAATAAAGACGTCAAAATCATCAAAAAGTATGCCAAGAAACGCCTCGATACCGACTTCTCCGGGATTGCCGGGCTGATCAAACTCATGGACCTGCTGGCCGGCATCGACTCCTCACAGCGGATCGGTTCCGGACCGCGCGTCGCCGTGATCTATGCGACCGGAGCCATCATGTCCGGTTCCAGCTCACAGGGAGGCCTCTTCGGAGTCAACGTGCTCGGTTCGGACACATTCATCAAAGCCGTCGAAAAAGCAGCTAAAGATGATCAGGTCAAAGCAATCGTCGTTCGCGTCGACAGCCCGGGCGGTAGTGCCCTGGCCAGCGACCTGATGTGGCGCGCCCTGGAAGAATCCGGAAAACCACTGGTCGTCAGCATGGGCGATGTCGCCGCCAGTGGCGGATATTACATCTCCATGGGAGCGGAACGGATCTTCGCCGAACCGGGAACACTTACCGGTTCTATCGGCGTCGTTGGAGGCAAACTGGCCGTGGAAGGCCTGTATAACAAGATCGGCATCACCACCAGTGTGATCTCCCGTGGTAAGAACAGCGGTACTTTCAGCCCGATGACCAGCTTCACCGAATCGGAAAAGGCCGCGGTCACCAAACTGCTCCATGCGGTTTATAAGCAGTTCACAGAAAAAGCCGCCGAGGGCCGCAAAATGAAATATGACCAGCTCGAGAAACTCGCCCGCGGTCGCGTCTATACTGGCGAGATGGCGCTGAAAATCGGTCTGGTCGATGAACTGGGAACCCTGGAAGAAGCCATCGAATACGCGCGCAAGCTCGGCAAGATTCCCGAAGGCGAGAAATTCGAAAAACTGATTCTCCCGCGTCCGACCAGCCCCTTCGAACAACTGTTCGGAACCGCCGATACCCAGAGCCGTCAATCCAGTCAGCTCTCAAACATGCTGAATCTGCTCTCTCCGGAGCTGGCACAGCAGTTGAAAAAGTTTGATTTGATCAATCTGCTGTCACGCGAGAAGACATTGACTATCATGCCGTTCGATCTTCGCGTAAATTAA
- a CDS encoding FG-GAP repeat domain-containing protein: MFKGFKIAGGKSFLVVFTLVLLGGMTAYVSADEKPRLADYYGFKPLELFKLSDRSSNMLAADMNGDKLNDLVLIDNSNSRIDILQQRTGNEDPMSEEVSDGVNFIPDDARFKHVKVPVDVSISALTVGDFNGDGRNDLAYLALPDRLIIRYQTENGGWSDRKRIRLADLQPTQWTIAAGDLNFDQRTDLIVLGTNHTYVILQDEKGDFATPRSILNTSPKLGLASIADLNGDGRNDFTYATRDGKDQVLCARLQKQDGHLGPEIRFELSSPRSVTLSEIDGKPGSEILTIDSQTGRLKVQQLEKAQSKDGEISKRLTLYGFGEEGSGRNRGFDLGDINGDGLTDVVVSDPETAQMLVYLQTKDRGLDLGQTYPGLLGVEQLRVEDVNGDGKGEVFVLSEREKIIGVSALDKQRLSFPKVLPIKGEPLAFELADLDGNQSPELIYVAKVGDKRGYRYQLQALRLNKDGSWSEYQFPSDPPNLDSPKSLVKLDANGDGIYELMAFYGLSRSPKMITLTPKQTPQLITPSGGINLDEIKPESIFIGGPKRDWILTAQNNFARRLILNSDNQWQVVDQFNAPESKARVEGAVNMDLDGEPGDEIVLIDLGVQKLRILRKESNVYRPWKEVEIGEFPLLSAHVADLNGDQRPDLVLFGRGQFGILYSGQTPPTLKEVASYESKLPQAYFTDSVAGDLNGDGAPDVVILDLRTHQVEILNFKDKPGLRHALNFKIFEEKTFSRSNRTGIDPREAVIADVTGDNRKDLILLCHDRVLLYPQDDGK, encoded by the coding sequence ATGTTTAAGGGCTTCAAAATCGCAGGTGGAAAATCATTCCTGGTGGTATTCACGCTGGTTCTGCTGGGAGGCATGACCGCATACGTCTCTGCAGACGAGAAGCCCCGGCTTGCCGACTACTACGGTTTCAAGCCGCTGGAACTTTTCAAGCTCTCCGATCGTTCTTCCAATATGCTCGCCGCCGACATGAACGGGGACAAGCTGAATGATCTGGTGCTGATTGACAACAGCAACAGCCGCATCGATATCCTGCAGCAGCGTACCGGCAACGAAGATCCGATGAGTGAAGAGGTCAGCGATGGCGTGAACTTCATTCCCGATGATGCCCGTTTCAAACACGTCAAGGTACCCGTCGATGTCTCCATCTCGGCACTCACGGTCGGCGACTTCAATGGCGACGGTCGCAACGATCTGGCATACCTCGCACTTCCCGATCGACTGATTATCCGTTACCAGACTGAAAATGGCGGCTGGTCCGATCGCAAACGCATTCGCCTGGCGGACCTGCAACCCACGCAATGGACAATCGCTGCCGGAGATCTGAACTTCGATCAGCGGACCGACCTCATCGTACTCGGTACCAATCACACCTACGTCATTCTGCAGGACGAGAAGGGCGACTTCGCAACGCCTCGTTCCATCCTGAATACGTCACCCAAGCTGGGCCTGGCCTCCATCGCTGACCTGAACGGGGATGGCCGCAATGACTTCACCTACGCCACGCGCGATGGCAAAGATCAGGTCCTCTGTGCCCGTCTGCAGAAACAGGATGGCCACCTGGGACCGGAAATCCGCTTTGAACTCTCCAGCCCCCGCTCGGTCACACTTTCAGAAATTGACGGCAAACCGGGTTCGGAAATCCTCACCATCGATTCCCAGACCGGTCGCCTCAAAGTACAGCAGCTGGAGAAGGCACAGTCGAAAGATGGTGAAATCTCCAAACGGCTCACACTCTACGGGTTCGGTGAAGAAGGTTCCGGACGCAACCGGGGGTTTGACCTCGGTGATATCAATGGCGACGGATTGACGGACGTCGTCGTTTCCGATCCCGAAACGGCACAGATGCTCGTCTACCTGCAGACCAAAGACCGCGGCCTGGACTTGGGGCAGACCTATCCCGGTCTGCTCGGAGTCGAACAGCTCCGCGTCGAAGACGTTAACGGCGACGGCAAAGGCGAAGTCTTTGTGCTCAGCGAGCGCGAAAAAATCATCGGCGTCAGTGCGCTGGACAAACAGCGGCTCTCATTTCCCAAAGTGCTGCCCATTAAAGGCGAACCACTGGCATTCGAACTGGCGGATCTCGACGGGAATCAGTCACCCGAACTGATCTATGTCGCGAAAGTCGGTGATAAACGCGGCTACAGATACCAGCTGCAGGCCCTGCGTCTGAACAAGGATGGCAGCTGGAGCGAATATCAGTTCCCCAGCGACCCGCCAAATCTGGATTCACCCAAGTCGCTGGTCAAACTGGATGCCAACGGCGACGGCATCTACGAGCTGATGGCCTTCTACGGGCTCTCCCGCTCACCCAAGATGATTACGTTAACGCCGAAACAGACTCCCCAGTTGATCACACCGTCCGGCGGAATTAACCTCGATGAAATCAAACCCGAGTCCATTTTTATCGGTGGTCCCAAACGGGACTGGATCCTCACCGCTCAGAACAACTTCGCCCGCAGACTGATTCTGAATTCCGACAATCAATGGCAGGTCGTTGATCAGTTCAATGCCCCCGAAAGCAAGGCCCGCGTGGAAGGCGCCGTGAATATGGATCTCGACGGAGAGCCCGGCGACGAAATCGTGCTCATCGATCTCGGTGTCCAGAAACTGCGGATCCTCCGTAAAGAATCCAACGTTTATCGTCCCTGGAAGGAAGTCGAAATCGGCGAGTTTCCGCTGCTCTCAGCGCACGTGGCTGATCTGAATGGAGACCAGCGGCCCGATCTGGTTCTCTTCGGTCGCGGTCAGTTCGGAATTCTGTATTCCGGTCAGACTCCGCCCACTCTCAAAGAGGTCGCCTCGTATGAATCGAAACTGCCCCAGGCCTACTTTACCGATTCCGTTGCGGGAGACCTGAACGGTGACGGTGCTCCCGATGTGGTCATTCTCGATCTGCGGACGCACCAGGTTGAAATTCTGAATTTCAAAGACAAACCAGGCTTACGCCACGCACTGAATTTCAAGATCTTCGAAGAGAAAACCTTTTCCCGCTCCAACCGGACCGGCATCGATCCCCGCGAAGCAGTCATCGCCGATGTGACGGGCGACAATCGCAAAGATCTGATTCTGCTCTGTCACGACCGCGTACTGCTCTACCCGCAGGATGATGGGAAGTAA